The Daucus carota subsp. sativus chromosome 2, DH1 v3.0, whole genome shotgun sequence genome includes a window with the following:
- the LOC108209526 gene encoding homeobox-leucine zipper protein ATHB-15, which yields MMAMSCKDGKGVMDNGKYVRYTPEQVEALERVYHECPKPSSIRRQQLIRECPILSNIETKQIKVWFQNRRCREKQRKEASRLQSVNRKLNAMNKLLMEENDRLQKQVSHLVYENGYFRQHTQNAALPTKDSSCESVVTSSQQHLTSQHPPRDASPAGLLSIAEETLTEFLSKATGTAIEWVQMPGMKPGPDSIGIVAISHGCPGVAARACGLVGLEPTRVSEILKDRPAWCRDCRAVDVLNVLPTANGGTIEVLYMQLYAPTTLAPARDFWLLRYTTVMEDGSLVVCERSLSNTQNSSMPPVLSFARAEILPSGYLIRPCDGGGSVIHIVDHMNLEAWNVPEVMRPLYESSTVLAQKTTMAALRHLKQISLEVSQSSAANWGRQPAALRALSQKLSRGFNEAINGFADEGWSLMGSDGMDDVTILVNSSPDKLLGLNMSFSNGLPSIGHVVLCAKASMLLQNVPPAILVRFLREHRSEWADCNVDAYSAAAVKIGPCSFPGSRMGNTGSQVTLPLAHTIEHEELLEVVKLEGMVPCPEDSIMPRDMFLLQLCGGMDENAFGTCAELIFAPIDPSFADDAPLLPSGFRIICLDSKKESSSPNRTLDLASALEVGSAVSKGFGEYNDGSGSTRSVMTIAFEFACESHMQDTVASMARQYVRSVISSVQRVALALSPSHLNVYGSLLPSLGTPEAQTLARWVCHSYRCYLGSELIKTAGEGSDSILKTLWHHPDAVLCCSIKAMPVFNFANQSGLDMLETTLVALQDITLEKIFDDNGRKSLSSQLPQIMQQGFACLQGGICLSSMSRPISYERALAWKVLNEEENAHCICFMFINWSFV from the exons ATGATGGCAATGTCCTGCAAGGATGGGAAGGGAGTTATGGACAATGGTAAGTATGTCCGATACACACCGGAGCAGGTTGAAGCCCTTGAGCGTGTTTATCATGAATGCCCAAAACCCAGTTCTATTCGTCGCCAGCAGCTCATCAGGGAGTGCCCGATACTGTCTAACATTGAGACCAAGCAGATTAAAGTTTGGTTTCAGAATCGAAG ATGCAGAGAAAAACAGAGGAAAGAGGCGTCACGACTCCAATCAGTGAACAGAAAACTTAATGCTATGAACAAGCTCTTGATGGAAGAAAATGATAGATTGCAGAAGCAGGTGTCACATTTGGTGTATGAGAATGGCTACTTTCGTCAACATACACAAAAT GCTGCCCTTCCCACTAAAGATTCCAGTTGTGAATCTGTGGTTACAAGCAGTCAACAACACTTGACATCTCAGCATCCTCCAAGAGATGCTAGTCCTGCAGG gCTTTTGTCCATTGCAGAAGAGACTTTAACAGAGTTTCTTTCAAAGGCTACTGGAACAGCTATAGAGTGGGTCCAAATGCCTGGAATGAAG CCTGGTCCGGATTCCATTGGAATCGTTGCTATTTCTCATGGTTGCCCTGGTGTGGCAGCACGAGCCTGTGGCCTGGTGGGTTTAGAGCCTACAAGG GTATCAGAGATCCTCAAAGATCGTCCAGCTTGGTGTCGCGATTGCCGAGCAGTGGATGTTCTGAATGTGTTACCCACTGCCAATGGTGGCACCATTGAAGTGTTATACATGCAG CTATATGCGCCAACAACTTTGGCTCCGGCTCGTGACTTTTGGCTATTACGTTATACTACTGTCATGGAGGACGGGAGCCTAGTG GTATGTGAAAGATCTCTTAGCAATACTCAGAATAGCAGCATGCCACCGGTGCTTAGTTTTGCACGAGCTGAAATATTGCCCAGTGGATATCTTATCAGACCTTGTGATGGAGGCGGTTCAGTCATTCACATTGTCGATCATATGAATTTGGAG GCATGGAATGTGCCTGAAGTAATGCGACCATTGTATGAATCCTCAACAGTACTTGCTCAGAAGACTACAATGGCG GCTTTACGACATTTGAAGCAGATATCTCTGGAGGTTTCTCAGTCTAGTGCCGCAAATTGGGGCCGCCAACCTGCAGCTCTAAGAGCACTTAGCCAGAAATTGAGCAG GGGTTTTAATGAGGCAATAAATGGATTTGCTGATGAGGGATGGTCCTTGATGGGATCTGATGGAATGGATGATGTGACTATCCTTGTGAACTCTTCTCCAGACAAACTTCTGGGTTTGAATATGTCCTTCTCAAATGGACTTCCATCCATCGGCCATGTAGTGCTATGTGCAAAAGCTTCAATGCTTTTACAG AATGTGCCTCCTGCAATACTCGTAAGGTTTCTGCGAGAACACAGATCAGAATGGGCTGACTGTAATGTCGACGCATACTCTGCGGCAGCTGTTAAAATTGGACCTTGCAGCTTCCCAGGGTCTCGAATGGGAAATACCGGGAGTCAGGTTACTCTTCCACTGGCTCACACTATTGAGCATGAAGAG TTGCTGGAGGTTGTCAAGCTGGAAGGTATGGTCCCCTGCCCTGAAGACTCGATAATGCCTAGAGACATGTTTCTTTTACAG CTGTGTGGTGGAATGGATGAAAATGCATTTGGAACGTGTGCTGAACTCATATTTGCTCCCATAGATCCTTCTTTTGCTGATGATGCACCACTTTTACCTTCTGGTTTCCGTATCATATGTCTGGACAGTAAAAAG GAGTCATCCAGCCCTAATCGCACCCTTGATCTTGCTTCTGCTCTTGAGGTCGGGTCGGCAGTTAGTAAAGGATTTGGCGAATATAATGATGGTAGTGGCAGTACAAGATCTGTGATGACGATAGCTTTTGAATTTGCATGTGAGAGCCACATGCAAGATACCGTGGCATCTATGGCTCGCCAATATGTTCGCAGCGTTATTTCATCAGTTCAGAGAGTAGCATTAGCATTATCTCCATCTCATTTAAATGTATATGGTAGTCTTCTGCCATCACTCGGGACTCCAGAAGCACAGACACTAGCACGATGGGTTTGCCATAGTTACAG GTGTTACTTGGGTTCGGAGTTAATTAAAACTGCTGGTGAAGGAAGTGATTCTATCCTCAAAACTCTGTGGCATCACCCAGACGCAGTCCTTTGCTGCTCCATAAAG GCAATGCCAGTTTTCAATTTTGCAAACCAGTCTGGTCTTGATATGCTGGAGACGACCCTAGTTGCCCTTCAGGACATTACTTTAGAGAAAATCTTTGATGACAATGGAAGAAAGAGTCTTTCCTCCCAACTACCACAGATAATGCAGCAG GGCTTTGCTTGCCTTCAAGGCGGCATATGTTTATCCAGCATGAGCAGGCCAATCTCGTACGAACGCGCATTGGCATGGAAAGTGCTGAACGAAGAAGAAAACGCCCATTGCATATGCTTTATGTTCATCAACTGGTCATTTGTCTGA